The following proteins are encoded in a genomic region of Coregonus clupeaformis isolate EN_2021a chromosome 14, ASM2061545v1, whole genome shotgun sequence:
- the LOC121580825 gene encoding uncharacterized protein LOC121580825 isoform X1 — translation MMRFVLDCLRTPRQRAPCSERDQDFVEQDECVIQKTGEIKDLQDAVQQEGVELQEQRGDRRELEETLEKLEQHRGELEEQLKLTRLECVQESQQILSLQAEEVAREMKVEDYEQELARARRKLKQLKMEVRTAQGKVEEAGERTIPLEESISQSYDEILQEEQTLSTLRGERMGDATLPDHQQVESNDTSPSSLRTEDGTLDIPDVPARSWGRSQSLPVYAEILANLGCAARAKDGLSYTQEEEEEEEVETPTPSTPKQIHKGKEEEKVEEEENISQTRSTSSIAVEDLDFYHPDPFIHCESEYDLFKDDNLFAKTYKSDDDPFKGTDPFAADILFREGTEEPYPSTDPFPDTTARLEPGSNEVTDNSLSCTENKASTGTQCFESEFPDEDESSDIEISYSREDLDTVHTDTVELSFVEPKTLIMTERLGFKPIYAAQTCSLDTELDDVDERGVASGRKPFSEASRANTWAAGPNFSTESDPNGYEFNINAVSPPSDIEEIDITLGSIRVDFDVVCDSVELSYPVGIQACDSEPAGTGGCDLPEPSPPVPTRPVRPPRRLKGGASADLVEEPDTPKAERCDPGSSNRSADSELDSAIGMDPLTSSAEHNSKFSFSNNSLELNYEPSCQTSYNYGFKLSPEHHSEEILDPFGTELSDEEADNQASFDPYEFEPTAQPETQDEFDPYEFGQTSHATNQDTFDPYGFKLVRFETDNQAIVDLHSGDGTNLKDNNNRTKRDPFSFDFSNAASMDPYSSEPSNTATMDLLGLELSRANSVAESDCNNPTASDPLGTVQTMATGSNLLDLDLVFGSSSYGNPEVAPDLDPCEPRPGNPAGPDNFAFRARDTAHSESVSDWMTIKTNSRESLSFGPVNPRTRSLDK, via the exons GGACCAGGACTTTGTGGAACAGGACGAGTGTGTCATTCAGAAGACTGGAGAAATCAAA GACCTGCAGGATGCGGTGCAGCAGGAGGGCGTTGAGCTGCAGGAGCAGCGGGGAGACCGCCGGGAGCTGGAGGAGACCCTGGAGAAGCTGGAGCAGCACAGGGGGGAGCTGGAGGAGCAACTCAAACTGACCAGGCTGGAGTGTGTCCAGGAGAGCCagcag ATCCTGTCCCTGCAGGCGGAGGAGGTGGCCAGGGAGATGAAGGTGGAGGACTATGAGCAGGAGCTGGCCAGGGCCAGGAGGAAACTCaaacagctgaagatggaggtCAGAACGGCCCAGGGGAAGGTGGAGGAGGCGGGTGAACGCACCATTCCGCTGGAGGAGTCCATCAGCCAATCATACGATGAGATTTTACAG GAGGAGCAGACGCTCAGTACACTGAGGGGGGAGCGGATGGGAGATGCAACACTGCCAGACCACCAGCAAGTGGAGTCAAACGACACATCTCCCAGCAGCCTCAGGACAGAGGATGGAACTCTGGACATACCCGATGTACCAGCCAGGTCATGGGGCAGGAGCCAATCACTGCCTGTCTATGCTGAAATCCTG GCAAACCTTGGGTGCGCGGCTCGCGCTAAGGACGGATTGTCTTATAcacaagaagaggaggaggaggaggaggtggagacacCTACACCAAGCACACCAAAG CAGATACATAAGGGAAAAGAGGAAGAGAAAGTGGAGGAGGAAGAAAATATTTCCCAGACACGATCCACCAGTAGCATCGCAGTCGAAGATCTAGACTTCTACCACCCCGACCCCTTCATTCACTGTGAATCTGAAT ATGACCTTTTCAAAGATGATAACCTCTTTGCCAAGACATATAAATCTG ATGATGACCCGTTCAAAGGCACGGACCCCTTCGCTGCAGACATCCTCTTccgagaggggacagaggagccaTATCCATCCACTGACCCTTTCCCAGACACTACTGCCCGCCTGGAACCTGGATCTAACGAGGTGACAGACAACAGCCTCTCCTGCACTGAAAACAAAGCCTCTACCGGCACCCAGTGCTTTGAGTCAGAGTTCCCCGACGAGGATGAATCCAGTGACATAGAAATCAGTTACAGCAGGGAGGATCTGGACACTGTTCACACGGACACTGTTGAACTCTCCTTCGTTGAGCCCAAAACCTTGATCATGACCGAACGCTTGGGTTTCAAGCCCATCTACGCAGCTCAAACCTGTTCTTTGGACACTGAATTAGATGACGTAGATGAACGCGGCGTAGCTTCGGGACGCAAACCCTTCAGTGAAGCATCCAGGGCCAACACCTGGGCTGCCGGGCCCAACTTCTCCACCGAATCGGACCCCAATGGATACGAGTTTAACATCAATGCAGTATCCCCACCTTCCGACATAGAAGAGATCGACATCACTCTTGGATCTATACGGGTTGACTTTGACGTTGTGTGTGACTCTGTGGAACTCAGCTACCCTGTTGGGATTCAGGCTTGTGACTCAGAACCTGCCGGAACAGGTGGATGCGACCTTCCTGAACCCAGCCCTCCTGTGCCCACCCGCCCGGTCCGTCCACCTAGACGCCTCAAAGGGGGAGCGTCAGCTGACCTTGTAGAAGAGCCAGACACTCCCAAAGCTGAACGCTGTGATCCAGGTTCTTCCAACCGCTCAGCTGATTCAGAGCTGGACAGTGCTATCGGGATGGACCCTCTCACCAGCTCAGCTGAACACAACAGTAAATTCAGCTTCAGCAACAACAGTCTCGAGCTGAACTATGAACCCAGTTGTCAAACTTCTTACAACTATGGATTCAAACTCAGCCCCGAACACCACAGTGAAGAGATTCTCGATCCTTTTGGCACTGAACTAAGTGATGAAGAAGCCGACAACCAAGCTTCATTTGATCCGTACGAATTTGAGCCTACCGCTCAACCTGAGACCCAAGACGAGTTTGACCCTTACGAGTTTGGACAAACCTCTCATGCCACCAACCAAGACACATTTGACCCCTATGGTTTCAAACTCGTACGTTTTGAGACTGACAACCAAGCTATTGTCGACCTACACAGCGGCGATGGTACCAACCTTAAAGACAACAATAACAGAACCAAAAGGGACCCCTTTAGCTTTGATTTCAGTAACGCAGCATCAATGGACCCCTATAGTTCAGAACCCAGTAATACTGCAACAATGGACCTCCTAGGTCTGGAACTCAGCAGAGCCAACAGTGTTGCTGAGTCAGACTGTAACAATCCTACAGCGTCTGACCCATTAGGAACAGTACAAACCATGGCAACTGGAAGCAACCTATTAGACCTGGACCTTGTGTTTGGAAGCAGTAGTTATGGTAACCCTGAGGTCGCCCCTGACCTCGACCCCTGTGAGCCTAGACCGGGAAACCCCGCTGGTCCAGACAACTTTGCGTTCAGAGCGAGAGACACCGCCCACtctgagtctgtttctgactggaTGACTATTAAG
- the LOC121580825 gene encoding uncharacterized protein LOC121580825 isoform X2, whose translation MMRFVLDCLRTPRQRAPCSERDQDFVEQDECVIQKTGEIKDLQDAVQQEGVELQEQRGDRRELEETLEKLEQHRGELEEQLKLTRLECVQESQQILSLQAEEVAREMKVEDYEQELARARRKLKQLKMEVRTAQGKVEEAGERTIPLEESISQSYDEILQEEQTLSTLRGERMGDATLPDHQQVESNDTSPSSLRTEDGTLDIPDVPARSWGRSQSLPVYAEILANLGCAARAKDGLSYTQEEEEEEEVETPTPSTPKIHKGKEEEKVEEEENISQTRSTSSIAVEDLDFYHPDPFIHCESEYDLFKDDNLFAKTYKSDDDPFKGTDPFAADILFREGTEEPYPSTDPFPDTTARLEPGSNEVTDNSLSCTENKASTGTQCFESEFPDEDESSDIEISYSREDLDTVHTDTVELSFVEPKTLIMTERLGFKPIYAAQTCSLDTELDDVDERGVASGRKPFSEASRANTWAAGPNFSTESDPNGYEFNINAVSPPSDIEEIDITLGSIRVDFDVVCDSVELSYPVGIQACDSEPAGTGGCDLPEPSPPVPTRPVRPPRRLKGGASADLVEEPDTPKAERCDPGSSNRSADSELDSAIGMDPLTSSAEHNSKFSFSNNSLELNYEPSCQTSYNYGFKLSPEHHSEEILDPFGTELSDEEADNQASFDPYEFEPTAQPETQDEFDPYEFGQTSHATNQDTFDPYGFKLVRFETDNQAIVDLHSGDGTNLKDNNNRTKRDPFSFDFSNAASMDPYSSEPSNTATMDLLGLELSRANSVAESDCNNPTASDPLGTVQTMATGSNLLDLDLVFGSSSYGNPEVAPDLDPCEPRPGNPAGPDNFAFRARDTAHSESVSDWMTIKTNSRESLSFGPVNPRTRSLDK comes from the exons GGACCAGGACTTTGTGGAACAGGACGAGTGTGTCATTCAGAAGACTGGAGAAATCAAA GACCTGCAGGATGCGGTGCAGCAGGAGGGCGTTGAGCTGCAGGAGCAGCGGGGAGACCGCCGGGAGCTGGAGGAGACCCTGGAGAAGCTGGAGCAGCACAGGGGGGAGCTGGAGGAGCAACTCAAACTGACCAGGCTGGAGTGTGTCCAGGAGAGCCagcag ATCCTGTCCCTGCAGGCGGAGGAGGTGGCCAGGGAGATGAAGGTGGAGGACTATGAGCAGGAGCTGGCCAGGGCCAGGAGGAAACTCaaacagctgaagatggaggtCAGAACGGCCCAGGGGAAGGTGGAGGAGGCGGGTGAACGCACCATTCCGCTGGAGGAGTCCATCAGCCAATCATACGATGAGATTTTACAG GAGGAGCAGACGCTCAGTACACTGAGGGGGGAGCGGATGGGAGATGCAACACTGCCAGACCACCAGCAAGTGGAGTCAAACGACACATCTCCCAGCAGCCTCAGGACAGAGGATGGAACTCTGGACATACCCGATGTACCAGCCAGGTCATGGGGCAGGAGCCAATCACTGCCTGTCTATGCTGAAATCCTG GCAAACCTTGGGTGCGCGGCTCGCGCTAAGGACGGATTGTCTTATAcacaagaagaggaggaggaggaggaggtggagacacCTACACCAAGCACACCAAAG ATACATAAGGGAAAAGAGGAAGAGAAAGTGGAGGAGGAAGAAAATATTTCCCAGACACGATCCACCAGTAGCATCGCAGTCGAAGATCTAGACTTCTACCACCCCGACCCCTTCATTCACTGTGAATCTGAAT ATGACCTTTTCAAAGATGATAACCTCTTTGCCAAGACATATAAATCTG ATGATGACCCGTTCAAAGGCACGGACCCCTTCGCTGCAGACATCCTCTTccgagaggggacagaggagccaTATCCATCCACTGACCCTTTCCCAGACACTACTGCCCGCCTGGAACCTGGATCTAACGAGGTGACAGACAACAGCCTCTCCTGCACTGAAAACAAAGCCTCTACCGGCACCCAGTGCTTTGAGTCAGAGTTCCCCGACGAGGATGAATCCAGTGACATAGAAATCAGTTACAGCAGGGAGGATCTGGACACTGTTCACACGGACACTGTTGAACTCTCCTTCGTTGAGCCCAAAACCTTGATCATGACCGAACGCTTGGGTTTCAAGCCCATCTACGCAGCTCAAACCTGTTCTTTGGACACTGAATTAGATGACGTAGATGAACGCGGCGTAGCTTCGGGACGCAAACCCTTCAGTGAAGCATCCAGGGCCAACACCTGGGCTGCCGGGCCCAACTTCTCCACCGAATCGGACCCCAATGGATACGAGTTTAACATCAATGCAGTATCCCCACCTTCCGACATAGAAGAGATCGACATCACTCTTGGATCTATACGGGTTGACTTTGACGTTGTGTGTGACTCTGTGGAACTCAGCTACCCTGTTGGGATTCAGGCTTGTGACTCAGAACCTGCCGGAACAGGTGGATGCGACCTTCCTGAACCCAGCCCTCCTGTGCCCACCCGCCCGGTCCGTCCACCTAGACGCCTCAAAGGGGGAGCGTCAGCTGACCTTGTAGAAGAGCCAGACACTCCCAAAGCTGAACGCTGTGATCCAGGTTCTTCCAACCGCTCAGCTGATTCAGAGCTGGACAGTGCTATCGGGATGGACCCTCTCACCAGCTCAGCTGAACACAACAGTAAATTCAGCTTCAGCAACAACAGTCTCGAGCTGAACTATGAACCCAGTTGTCAAACTTCTTACAACTATGGATTCAAACTCAGCCCCGAACACCACAGTGAAGAGATTCTCGATCCTTTTGGCACTGAACTAAGTGATGAAGAAGCCGACAACCAAGCTTCATTTGATCCGTACGAATTTGAGCCTACCGCTCAACCTGAGACCCAAGACGAGTTTGACCCTTACGAGTTTGGACAAACCTCTCATGCCACCAACCAAGACACATTTGACCCCTATGGTTTCAAACTCGTACGTTTTGAGACTGACAACCAAGCTATTGTCGACCTACACAGCGGCGATGGTACCAACCTTAAAGACAACAATAACAGAACCAAAAGGGACCCCTTTAGCTTTGATTTCAGTAACGCAGCATCAATGGACCCCTATAGTTCAGAACCCAGTAATACTGCAACAATGGACCTCCTAGGTCTGGAACTCAGCAGAGCCAACAGTGTTGCTGAGTCAGACTGTAACAATCCTACAGCGTCTGACCCATTAGGAACAGTACAAACCATGGCAACTGGAAGCAACCTATTAGACCTGGACCTTGTGTTTGGAAGCAGTAGTTATGGTAACCCTGAGGTCGCCCCTGACCTCGACCCCTGTGAGCCTAGACCGGGAAACCCCGCTGGTCCAGACAACTTTGCGTTCAGAGCGAGAGACACCGCCCACtctgagtctgtttctgactggaTGACTATTAAG